A window from Planococcus maritimus encodes these proteins:
- the nagE gene encoding N-acetylglucosamine-specific PTS transporter subunit IIBC, protein MFGFLQKIGKSLMFPIATLPAAALLLRFGQDDLLGIPFLSAAGAGIIDNLALIFAIGIAMGLAHDGNGGAALAGAIAYLVLTSAIGTINESINMGVFAGILSGIVGGLLYNKFYDVKLPTWLAFFGGRRFVPIVTAATMTILAGALGYLWPPVQDGIDAAGAWILNAGMFGVGSYGFLNRLLLPTGLHHVINTVVWFDFGTFTDANGEVVRGEINRFLKGDPTAGPFLSGFFPVMMFELPAACLAMYMAAKKERKAAVAGMFFSIGFTSFLTGITEPIEFSFMFLSPVLYVIHALLTGVSMMVAYALDIHHGFGFSAGAIDYVLNYGLAQNPLLLLVMGLVTGIVYFVIFYFMIVKFDLKTPGREDEEEEGESDYSGDDPVDVRAYHMIEALGGTGNLTSVGYCTTRLRVTVKDAEQTNEKDLKRHGAMGVMKVNKTNVQVVIGTAVEFLGDAMKKRLADGNPAPENTEPVTEDALSEPVMEKEILAEDFLMPIEGEIVPLSEVPDEAFAKEMMGPGFGIKPSGNIVYSPVDGRLVTLFPTKHALGIETDTGVEILIHVGLDTVKLNGEGFESLVEQGQLIQRGDALLKLDLDYLKANAPSVITPVVFTNLSGQQLDMLKNGYQQQGTASILKIN, encoded by the coding sequence ATGTTTGGTTTTCTACAGAAGATAGGTAAATCATTGATGTTTCCAATCGCGACACTTCCAGCTGCAGCGTTATTGTTGCGGTTTGGGCAGGATGATTTGCTGGGGATCCCGTTTCTATCAGCAGCGGGCGCCGGAATTATCGACAACTTGGCGCTTATTTTTGCTATCGGGATTGCCATGGGATTAGCTCACGATGGAAATGGCGGAGCGGCACTTGCCGGCGCCATCGCTTATTTAGTGTTAACTTCAGCCATCGGCACCATTAATGAATCCATTAACATGGGCGTTTTTGCCGGGATTCTATCGGGGATTGTCGGCGGATTGCTGTATAACAAATTTTATGACGTGAAGCTGCCAACTTGGCTCGCGTTCTTTGGGGGCAGGCGGTTTGTGCCGATTGTCACAGCGGCGACGATGACGATTCTTGCAGGCGCGCTCGGTTATTTATGGCCGCCGGTGCAAGACGGAATCGATGCAGCGGGGGCATGGATTTTAAATGCCGGGATGTTTGGGGTCGGTTCTTATGGCTTCTTAAACCGTCTATTGTTGCCGACTGGTTTGCATCACGTGATTAATACGGTCGTTTGGTTCGATTTCGGAACGTTCACCGATGCCAACGGCGAAGTAGTCCGCGGGGAAATCAACCGCTTCCTAAAAGGCGACCCGACAGCCGGGCCGTTCCTTTCCGGATTTTTCCCGGTGATGATGTTCGAGCTTCCGGCTGCTTGCCTCGCCATGTATATGGCTGCGAAAAAAGAGCGCAAGGCGGCAGTGGCCGGCATGTTTTTCAGTATCGGGTTCACTTCTTTCCTGACAGGGATTACAGAGCCGATTGAGTTTTCATTCATGTTCTTGTCACCGGTATTATATGTTATCCATGCTTTACTGACGGGCGTTTCGATGATGGTTGCCTATGCGCTGGATATCCATCACGGATTTGGCTTTTCAGCGGGCGCGATCGATTATGTGCTGAATTATGGATTGGCGCAGAATCCGCTCCTTCTGCTCGTCATGGGACTCGTGACCGGAATTGTTTACTTCGTGATCTTTTACTTTATGATCGTGAAATTCGATTTGAAAACTCCTGGCCGTGAAGATGAAGAGGAAGAGGGCGAGAGTGACTATTCTGGAGACGATCCAGTGGACGTAAGAGCGTACCACATGATTGAAGCACTTGGCGGAACCGGTAACCTGACGTCAGTGGGCTATTGCACAACACGTCTTCGCGTGACGGTAAAAGACGCCGAGCAAACGAACGAAAAAGACTTGAAACGCCACGGGGCAATGGGTGTCATGAAAGTGAACAAAACCAATGTACAAGTTGTCATCGGAACTGCCGTGGAATTTTTGGGCGATGCGATGAAGAAACGCTTGGCAGATGGCAACCCGGCTCCAGAAAATACAGAGCCAGTCACAGAAGATGCACTGAGTGAACCGGTAATGGAGAAAGAGATCCTGGCTGAAGATTTTCTGATGCCGATCGAAGGGGAAATCGTGCCATTATCAGAAGTGCCGGACGAAGCCTTTGCAAAAGAAATGATGGGGCCAGGATTTGGGATCAAGCCTTCTGGGAATATAGTTTATTCACCGGTGGACGGCAGGCTGGTCACCTTGTTCCCGACCAAGCATGCGCTTGGCATCGAGACCGATACAGGGGTAGAAATATTGATCCATGTCGGATTGGATACCGTCAAATTGAACGGCGAAGGATTTGAGTCGTTAGTCGAACAAGGGCAGTTGATTCAACGGGGAGACGCCTTGCTGAAACTGGACCTGGACTATTTGAAAGCCAATGCGCCTTCAGTCATCACGCCGGTTGTTTTCACGAATTTATCGGGCCAACAACTGGATATGTTGAAAAACGGCTATCAGCAGCAAGGAACGGCATCTATCTTGAAAATTAA
- the ptsG gene encoding glucose-specific PTS transporter subunit IIBC, whose protein sequence is MSNVFGTLQKVGKALMLPVALLPAAGILLAFGTSFSQDTFVEAVPFFGTPWVQSLLFVMAEAGGVIFANLPLLFAVGVAIGLAGGDGVAGLAAIIGYLIMNVTMKAVGGITPEMATSDPAYAMVLGIPTLQTGVFGGIIVGILAAAMYNKFFNINLPQFLGFFAGKRFVPIITAFTALFLGIVMYLLWPFAQSGLNSLSYFMLETNRTLAAFVFGVVERSLIPFGLHHIFYSPFWFEFGSYTNAAGEIVRGDQRIFFEQLRDGVDFTAGTFMTGKFPFMMFGLPAAALAIYHTARPERKKVVGGIMASAALTSFLTGITEPLEFAFLFVAPVLFGIHAVFAGLSFMIMHLLDVKIGMTFSGGLIDFLLFGVMPGRTEWFWVIVVGLFFAVIYYFGFRFAITKFNLMTPGREDEEEDEDSDAEVGELPYEILQAMGGQQNITHLDACITRLRVSVEDKGAVDKKKLKKLGASGVMEVGNNIQAIFGPVSDNLRGQMQDIMNGKTPRTKEDVSKIMDQTKDAGDAPVRLGTVDFGIPITGDILPITDVPDQVFSGRMVGDGFAIKPAEGKVYSPVNGEVVTLFPTKHAIGLKADDGTELLIHIGIDTVHLKGEGFTAHVEQGDLVEQGQLLMEMDLDYIGKHAPSIITPVVFTSLQEGQKVNIKTSGHVAANTKDLIEITGDEEV, encoded by the coding sequence ATGTCTAATGTATTCGGTACACTGCAAAAAGTCGGGAAAGCCCTCATGCTCCCAGTCGCACTCTTGCCCGCAGCCGGAATTTTGCTGGCATTCGGCACAAGTTTTTCACAAGACACATTTGTGGAAGCGGTACCATTTTTCGGCACACCCTGGGTCCAATCCTTGCTCTTCGTCATGGCAGAAGCCGGCGGCGTAATTTTCGCCAACTTGCCATTGCTCTTTGCAGTCGGTGTTGCAATCGGCCTCGCTGGCGGTGACGGCGTCGCGGGACTCGCCGCGATCATCGGCTATTTGATTATGAACGTTACAATGAAAGCGGTCGGTGGCATCACCCCCGAAATGGCCACTTCCGACCCGGCCTATGCCATGGTTCTCGGCATTCCGACTTTGCAGACCGGCGTATTCGGCGGGATTATCGTCGGGATACTAGCCGCGGCGATGTACAATAAATTCTTCAATATCAACTTGCCACAATTTCTCGGCTTTTTTGCCGGCAAGCGCTTTGTTCCAATCATTACCGCGTTTACCGCATTATTTCTCGGTATTGTTATGTACCTGCTTTGGCCTTTTGCACAAAGCGGCTTGAACTCTCTTTCTTATTTCATGCTTGAAACGAACCGCACACTTGCAGCATTCGTCTTCGGCGTAGTGGAACGTTCGTTGATTCCATTCGGACTGCACCACATTTTCTATTCGCCGTTCTGGTTCGAGTTTGGCTCGTACACAAATGCCGCAGGTGAAATCGTCCGCGGCGACCAACGCATTTTCTTTGAACAATTGCGTGACGGCGTTGATTTCACAGCCGGTACGTTCATGACAGGGAAATTCCCATTCATGATGTTTGGCCTTCCAGCAGCGGCACTTGCGATTTATCACACAGCACGCCCTGAACGCAAAAAAGTCGTTGGCGGCATCATGGCATCAGCTGCTTTGACTTCATTTTTGACGGGGATCACTGAACCACTTGAATTCGCATTCCTGTTTGTAGCACCTGTATTGTTCGGAATTCACGCAGTATTTGCAGGACTGTCGTTTATGATCATGCATTTACTCGATGTTAAAATCGGCATGACTTTCTCCGGTGGCTTGATCGACTTCTTGCTATTCGGCGTTATGCCAGGTAGAACAGAATGGTTCTGGGTCATCGTTGTCGGGCTGTTCTTCGCCGTCATTTACTATTTCGGCTTCCGATTCGCCATCACGAAATTCAATTTGATGACACCGGGACGTGAAGATGAAGAAGAAGACGAAGACAGCGACGCAGAAGTTGGCGAATTGCCATACGAAATCCTTCAAGCAATGGGCGGTCAGCAAAACATCACCCATTTGGATGCTTGTATCACTCGCCTGCGCGTCAGTGTAGAAGACAAAGGCGCAGTCGATAAGAAGAAATTGAAAAAACTTGGCGCTTCCGGCGTCATGGAAGTCGGCAATAACATCCAAGCGATTTTTGGACCTGTATCCGACAACTTGCGTGGGCAAATGCAAGACATCATGAATGGCAAAACGCCGCGCACGAAAGAAGATGTATCGAAGATCATGGACCAAACCAAAGACGCAGGCGATGCACCTGTACGCCTTGGCACGGTGGATTTTGGCATCCCGATCACAGGTGACATCCTGCCGATCACTGATGTACCGGATCAAGTCTTCTCTGGCAGAATGGTCGGCGACGGCTTTGCGATTAAACCAGCTGAAGGCAAAGTCTACTCGCCTGTCAATGGTGAAGTCGTCACTTTGTTCCCGACGAAACACGCAATCGGTTTGAAAGCAGACGATGGGACTGAATTATTGATCCATATCGGTATCGACACTGTCCACTTGAAAGGCGAAGGCTTCACGGCTCACGTCGAACAAGGCGACCTTGTTGAACAAGGCCAATTGTTGATGGAAATGGACCTTGATTATATCGGCAAACATGCACCGTCCATCATCACGCCGGTCGTCTTCACCAGCCTTCAAGAAGGACAAAAAGTGAACATCAAAACGTCCGGCCATGTAGCCGCGAATACGAAAGACCTGATTGAAATCACTGGCGACGAAGAAGTCTAA
- the glcT gene encoding glucose PTS transporter transcription antiterminator GlcT, protein MEQLLTIEKVLNNNVVIARHEAYKEVVLIGNGLGFNRKKGDVISFDHADKTFLLKDEAEKEQYVNLLPHIDENLIAFINDQLLYIAEQMGTELNEHIHVALTDHLSFAIKRIQQNMQFSNSFLFEIESLYPKEYQVAKGVVKAFQNHMGIVFPEGEIGFIALHIHSAVTDKSLRDINQDHALISRLTELIEEGLKVELSKDNVNYHRLIQHLHRAIDRIHQGESLGDENKLEALLKAEYPVCYNLAWKLIKVMQNQLKKPVDEAEVLYLTIHLQRLTHTN, encoded by the coding sequence ATGGAACAGCTATTGACCATCGAAAAAGTATTGAACAACAATGTCGTGATCGCCCGCCACGAGGCCTATAAGGAAGTTGTCTTGATCGGCAACGGGCTCGGCTTTAATCGAAAAAAAGGCGATGTCATTTCGTTCGACCATGCTGACAAGACCTTCCTATTAAAAGACGAGGCGGAAAAGGAACAATACGTCAACTTGCTGCCGCATATCGATGAAAACCTGATTGCGTTTATCAACGACCAGTTATTATATATTGCCGAACAGATGGGCACGGAGTTGAATGAACACATACACGTCGCATTGACGGACCATCTGTCTTTTGCCATTAAACGCATCCAGCAGAACATGCAGTTTTCGAATTCGTTCCTGTTTGAAATCGAATCCTTGTATCCGAAAGAATACCAAGTGGCCAAAGGCGTGGTGAAAGCGTTCCAGAATCATATGGGCATCGTCTTCCCAGAAGGTGAGATTGGTTTTATCGCACTCCACATCCACAGCGCCGTAACCGATAAATCTTTGCGCGACATCAATCAGGACCATGCGCTCATTTCCCGCCTGACAGAATTAATCGAAGAAGGGCTGAAAGTCGAGTTGAGCAAAGACAATGTCAATTACCATCGCTTGATCCAGCATTTACACCGGGCAATCGACCGCATTCACCAGGGCGAATCGTTGGGGGATGAAAATAAACTCGAAGCCCTCTTGAAAGCTGAATACCCAGTGTGCTATAATCTGGCTTGGAAGCTCATTAAAGTAATGCAAAACCAATTAAAAAAGCCTGTCGACGAAGCGGAAGTGCTTTATCTAACCATTCATCTGCAGCGCTTGACTCATACAAACTAA
- a CDS encoding endonuclease/exonuclease/phosphatase family protein: protein MKLLTLNCHAWHEERQMEKIRYLAQAIAEKQYDLIALQEVNQSIDEHPAHLIKPDNYAQVLVQELEQLGVTGYSIVWDFSHLVYGRYEEGSVILTRHPVIEEHSFFVSQSTDKHSPKTRKIVGTTIQYAGQPITFYSCHMGWWLDPIEPFQYQADQLLEHMKKESHTFLLGDFNNDASLDQQGYAYLLENGLHDTYTLAEEKDAGITVKGKIAGWSDNKQDLRIDLILSTEPVTVKSSQVIFNGDNKPLVSDHFGVEVQVEMN, encoded by the coding sequence ATAAAACTACTGACCTTGAATTGCCATGCTTGGCATGAAGAACGCCAGATGGAGAAAATCCGTTACCTAGCACAAGCCATTGCCGAAAAACAATACGACCTTATCGCCCTGCAGGAAGTCAACCAGTCCATCGATGAGCATCCTGCACATCTCATCAAACCGGATAATTACGCACAGGTCCTGGTTCAGGAGTTGGAGCAACTCGGCGTCACAGGCTACTCGATAGTATGGGACTTTTCCCATCTCGTGTATGGCCGTTATGAAGAAGGCTCCGTCATCTTGACGCGCCATCCGGTGATCGAGGAGCATAGCTTCTTCGTCAGCCAAAGCACCGACAAGCATTCTCCGAAAACGCGCAAGATTGTTGGCACGACGATCCAATACGCGGGTCAGCCGATAACATTTTATTCCTGCCATATGGGCTGGTGGCTCGATCCAATCGAACCGTTCCAATACCAAGCCGATCAGCTATTGGAACATATGAAGAAAGAGAGCCACACGTTCTTGCTGGGCGACTTCAATAACGACGCTTCACTCGACCAGCAAGGCTATGCGTATTTACTGGAAAACGGCCTGCACGACACCTATACTTTGGCCGAAGAAAAAGACGCTGGCATCACCGTCAAAGGCAAAATCGCCGGCTGGAGCGACAACAAGCAAGACTTGCGCATCGACTTGATCTTGTCCACCGAACCCGTCACCGTCAAATCGTCCCAAGTCATCTTCAACGGCGACAATAAGCCATTGGTGTCCGATCATTTTGGCGTGGAAGTTCAGGTGGAAATGAATTAG